The genome window TTCTCTTCTTGTGCATCTCTCAATCTGCTGGTCAGTTCATGTCCATTTCTATCAGCAGCTTCCAGCTCAAGCTTCAACATTTCGTTTCCAGACAACAATTGTGTTATCTTGGATGATAACTCATCAGTTGCTGATTTCAGATTTAGGTTAGCTTCATCTCTCTGGTCAGCCAAAGCTTTCTCTGTCCCCTTTATCTTGCTCAGAAGTTCAAAATTCTCTGATATGATTGCTTCCttttctttatctatatcatcaaTCTTCTGGTTTAGATAAGCCAATTCTTGAGCTTGTTTTTCTGACTCTTGCTTTAAACTCATGTTATCGGATTCCATTGTCATTATCTTGTCTTTCAAGTGACTGATTTCAGATATGTGTTCTTCGAAGTATTTTTCCGACTCTTGTAGCTTGCTCAATGCTTCCATTTTTTCTGATATTAGAATTTCAATTTGTTCATGCATGGTACATATGCTTTGATTCAACTCATGGTGTTGCTTAACAGAAGCCTCTAACTTTTGCTCGAGATCTCTGTTCTCAGATTGTAATGTCTTAATATTCTCTTCCATAATGTGGATTTGATTTTCCAATATTCTGTTCATGTCTTCAGTTTCTCCCAACACGTCAACACCCTTAAGATTTGTGATCTTTGCAACCATTGAGGCAGCTTCAGCCTCAAGCTCATGGTTTCTCCTAATTGCACTTTCAAGCTGCTCCTGCAAGTTAGTGTAATGTTCCAAAGAGATGTCTGCTTTGGCTTCCCCTTCATGATTCTTGCCTGAGTTCTTCGTGGAAAGTTCTGACTCTGAATCTGATGAGTCTGAGGAGTCCGAACTGTATGACGTAGAATTAACTGAAAAGTTGCCATTGTCTTCCTTTTGGCGAAATTTCCTCTTTAGTTTCTCTGTCAACTCATCGTAGCGGCCATATAAAGCTTGATAACCTTTATGAATATCCTTAATAAGAGAAGTTAGTTCAGACTTGTTTACTGAATTAAAAGATGCTGTATCACTTTCTTCTGCAGTTATGAGCTGGAGGATCCTCTCCACATTCTTCTCAGTGTCTACAAGAAGAAATGTGTAACTTATTTACCAGATTACATAAATGAGAAGAACCAATATATCACTGATAACAATGTGACaagtatttgaaaaaaaaaaaattgagagacCAGATACTAGTAGCAGCAACTAGAGTTGGATAATTTAGTTTCCTACGACACAAAGATCAGAAGTCCTTTATTTACTTCCAGCACTAGTTAGTGCAAAGGAAGAAAAGATAAAGAATGCATCAATTCGGTTTACATGAACAAAATTATGAGGCCAATGACACTTTGAATTgaactttgaattttttttttgctagagCTCATGTGTCAATGATTCTTCATAAGAAAAACTAAATTTCATAGGATCACAAATGAAAGATCCCTTGCAATAGCCATACCATTCTTGTTCTCCAGTTTCTCAGTGTTCCCTCGATGGACATGGGTCCTAATAGAAGAAATAAATTTGCTTAGTTTGTTGTGCCGCGTCATCTCCAAATCCTTGCAGTTACTTCAGAACTTGGATATCTCCTGAGCAAAATTTATTCCCATTAATTAGTAATCATCCATGAAGATGCCAAAGTAAATTATTATTTAGATTATCAATGAAGAATTTATTAGTATGATAAAAGAGGATCTTTTGTTTTTACATTAGAGGTGTAATCTCACCAAAATATTATACATACACATATGAAGACATGAAACTTGCAAAGAGAAGTAATCAATTGTCACAGATAGTCAAAAAAGTAAATATCTGAGTCACATCttgtaatatataattttttcctaCACAGAATTGCAACTTCTTTCCACAAACCATATCAAGAGCAATAGTCAACATCATATTATTcaaaatagaaatcaaacaaataGCCATCTATTAGTATTATTATACATGAGTGACGTTATAGTCCAGTTGTTCTACCTAATAGTATAATAAAGTCTGTTCTCCATAGAAATCTAGTCTAGAGCTGCTTTGAAAATGAAAGACAAAACAAAACAATTGAACAACAGGTTGAATAGGTCACCCTATAAAACAACTCTGaaatatataagaaaaagaaaatatccaCAAATGAAATCAACAATCAAGTCAATAGCCATCTCACCTGTGTATGTCAATCACCCAATAATGCACTCACCCAATAGTGGATAAAAAGATTTTATCCTATGGGATGTGTTTAACGTTCTTCTAATGGTGGATGAAGAAAACCATATCGTACTTCAAACAACAGATGGAGTGATGCCCTCACTTGTCAAAGTAGAAATACGTTCCTCCTAATAATGGATGAAGCAACTATATAGCTATCACATCTAACGACTCACTAATCCCCGAAGGAAAATCGGTCCGACTACCCACTAATCCCCGATTCCGAAGGGAATCACCTTACCGACCCTCGGTAGGAAAACAAAATCATCTCATAACATGATAGGTCATATTTATTTCAGGATGAAATAATCTCATCAAAGCATCTCAAGTTAGTTCCCCTCCAAACATCAATAATGTCAAAAAACATACATTAATTAGCCCTTAATTGGCATGAAACCTACTTAAATTTATCCAATTGAATTGAACAAGACTTAATTTAGCTAGAACCTAACAAAACCGATCACTAATCCTCATTTAATCAGTTTGAAACCACCCTAGACAAATTTAATTTAGGCTTAATTGGGTTCAATTTGGATCAAACGAACTCGAACCGATCAAATCGGTTCAACATCACCCTAAATTGGCATGAAACAATCAACCGATCTGGTTCATTCAATTATATGGCTCGAATCAAGCAAAGGAAAGAGAATTAGGCTAGGCCACAAGTGCTCGTCCCAACAGCTAGAGAGAGAGGCGATGGGTTGGTCTGAGGGGTAGGCTACGTGGGCTAGGCCGAAAACCATCCTACGGGCTAGGTTGTGCTTGGCCTACAGGTTGGACCACACCTAGCCTCGATTGGACAAGACCCACGCACATGCGACTTGGTTAATCGAGTCGAATCAGAAGCTTGACTTAGGTCAGACCCAACCAACCCTCTTTTGCAATTCGATTTCAAATTTTTTTACTACGTCATTATTAAATTAACATGAAACATAAAAACTTTCATCAAATGGTTAAATCATAACAAAATTGCAAGATGATTAAATGTTAATATATGAATTCAATTGTAACATGataaaattacattaaaaattagcatttcaattatatatatatatatatatatatatatatatatatattagagctTTTGAATTAATAAAGATCATAGCATTGAAAACCGAAAATAATTTTGAATTAAACACATCATAAGTTTATTTAGATCCAATCTAAATacataaaaaattagaaaattaaaaagaatcaaaaaattatattttcaaaataaacaGTGTAACCAACCTCTCAGCAAGATTCCACGTCTCGTTCCTCCCACTGTTAGGTTCGGTGCAAAATGAGGGAGAGGAATCCCGCTTTAAATTGGAGGAGGTGAGTCCTCCCCAATAGGtaagaaatataatttttcataattgatttatttttattatttttaatatccttACTAAAATGTCTTAAACAAACATGGAATCTGAAATATTCATTTCCTAAACTCTGACAACAAAATTTGGAAACCAACTAATTAGGTCATGATTAGGTGAAAAATGTCATTAATTACAATgtgtttttattaaaattaacagAGGCATCTAGTCAACCAATAATTTCTCATATATAACTATTGCTATCCTAGAATCAAATATATGTCGGTAAAATGAAGCTCACAATAAGATGTGGCATGAAATGCGTTCATATTTCTAGTTAGAAAGAAAACAAACATGCAAGAAATTTGCTTGAGGAATATTAGCAAAAGAAGTTCATGTGACACAGCCGAATGGTCCCAGATAggtagtgaaaaaaaaaaagtgggttTAAAGGATTAGATGGCTTAACTAGGGCTTAGTCATCTCTActcacatggtttcaaatctatcAATTTAATAGGTCGATTATCTCATGACGCCAGGCATTTTGGTAATTGAGTTTATTTTGATAATCTGGGGATCTTCGCCGTCTCCCTTCTCTCCTCCAAGGCAAGAGCAACATCACAGGAGGATGTAGATGCCCAGAAtggaagagaaggggaggagacaCAAATGGAAGACTTTGTAGGAAACAGATCGAGGTAGCAATCTCCTAAAATGAAAACCTCTCTTCCTTTCTCATTGCTACTTTGGATTTTAGCATGATGATCTGCATCATTAAATCAGGCACCTATAATGGCTACTAGATCTTTATGATTATGAAATTAATAAAGCCAGGGAGTATTCTGAAGCAGCAGATCGAAACAGAGTTCTATGTCTGACTCTAACATgaatgatgatgcaagcattggtaTCTTCACTAGGCTTGGAAGCAATGTTTCTATTTATTTCATcccaagggtcacattcataatcttgaaaaataaaaaattaatatcctGTATAAATTTGAACTGCATGAGTCAAGAGGTTGTCAAGAATATTTATCTGAATAGTCAGATGCATCCATCCTTGAGAGAAAGAACAGAGGTAATGATCTTAGCAAAACAAACTGTCTTTCAATAATTGCAAAAACTATGAAGTTTGCAACTTTGTAGACCTTTCAAAAGTAAACTCCCCATTTAGAAGTTTGTTTATGCATAAATTGTTTGGTAAAGGAGATGATTCGAAGCACATAATCATGAGAAGATAAAGAGGTTTGTCTGACATGGGAGAACACCAATATATACCGGTAGCAGAGTTTGGCCGAAGCTCTTAGGAAGGAGCACCATAACAGATCGCTGATGAGTAGATTTACACCTACTTCAGACCCACGCATATCACAGCCATAGACATGTATCTGCTGCCATGGGTCACATCCATTGTAGCAGATACCAGCGATGGCTGGGGAAACTATGCCACCAGCAGGTGGCTGTTCCAGATGTGAAACGTCGAGCATTGTGGCATCCCATTCCCCTCGGCGGCAACAGCTCCGATAGTGTCACTGGCAGAAGAGGGATTGTGTGACTGCGATAAGCTCATGGGCCTGCAGCCAACTATACCCAACAACAGATCGTGACTGAATAACACCTCCTGTGCACGATGGAACGGATCGAGCCACTTGGTACCGAGTCAGGCGCATGGTCCTTTGAAAGGGAGGAGCAGGAAATATGCAAAAAGGAGGGCGAGAAGCTCTATTTATGTTATAGATACAGCCAAAAGAAGTGTTTACATGGGGAAGAAAGCATAAGTTAGTGGCGCATGAGAAGAATGAGAGAGGTTGGAGATGAATTCTGATCAAATTTGGTTGAGACTGAATGTTCGTGCCATGTACACTCGAGCCTTGGCAATCAATTTTGTATCAATGAAGAGTGCCCGAGTAGCTTGTTTATGTTGAAACGTTTTCCAGAATCTTGATTGACCACTGGCTTTATATGGAGTTTTCCTGAATGTATCGGCATCACATATGCATTGCAAGTATTGTTCTTCCCATTGACCGCTCACCGAAACATGCTTATGTCTACCACCGACATATAATCAAGTAAAACCGCGCGATAAAAGCAAAATTCGTGTCCACAAGAAGAGATCAAGCACTAAACCAAATCATGGATCCACGAACACTGCTGTTTCTAAATCAGTTGCCAATCTAATTTCTTCCTCTAAAGATCATACATAGACTTCCGGATACGACACTATCATCGGTTGAACCAAAACCCCATCCGATCTCACGACAAGCATTCTAACAATCTTACTCCGTTTCTTAAATCTCCAACACCAatcaagaaaccaaaatcaaggaATGGGAACACACCTGGAATCTGTTGTCCGGTTCCCAAATACTTCAAGAATCGGCGGAGCAAGGTCGTTACGAGATCAACCGAGGAAGAAAATTCCAAGGGAACAAATACATGCCACAGAAAACTCCACGGAAACCGAATAGGAAGCGGAAACAAGAAAAGGTAACGCACCTGGAACCGGAAGCTACCCTCAACAGAATTCTCCAAAGAAGTGGTAAAGGGAACGAAGCGAATCCGACATAGCCCCTCTCAACCTACATCAAACTAAACGAGTTCGTTTCAAGATTCTAGTGAAGGAGAAATCGAAGAACAAGaaatataaaagaagaagaggatggtTTGGAGACAACCTGAAGCGTTAATAACTGCAAGAATCGGAgacagagggagggagagagggaggaTGGAAGACGACTACTGCGGtgatggtggtggcggtggtgtgTGTGGAATGAAATGGGAGGAGTGGGGCGGAGAAGGGATAGTAATTTTGGAACCTACCCATTTCATTATACCCTGGCTATTTATTTCTATTTACGGCGGGTACCACAAGTGGGTCCAGTTTGCGGGGGGCCGGCAGATTTGTCCGTGACCGTCGAAACGTGGCAGATCCTTCCACTGCCGTCTGATTCGTTGATTCTTTTTTTTCTCCGGGGAAGGAAGGTAATGCGAACGGCGAGTGAGGTTACCTTCGCATAATGGGTGCGTTTGACCCACGTGGACCAATAGAGAGGGGGCGGCGCTCCATTGTCTTACACGGACGAGGGTTATCGCACCGCTTGCCCCCTCCAGGCTGTCCTCCCTCGCTCTGTGTTTCCCGCCAATGCCGGGGGCCACGAGGGCCACGTGCGACGCCAGCGTTGCCTCCCGCCATAGATATGGGACGCGCGTAGAGCGGTCGAGGGATTGCTGTCGTTCCAACCATCCACAGATGACGACGATAAGACTAAACCATGAGACCGGCAAGCAAGGATATGTAGAAAGAGGGCAGGGAATCCGATATAGAAAGTGTTAAGACTCAGATCTAATCGAGTGGGCTACACGTTGACTGCCATCGGAGCATGTGGTTGGTGGGCCCTTTATACGGTGTAGGAATCTCGTTCGGTGATTGATGAGGAGGGTGGTGAGTTAAGACAAAAGCAGTACAGCGTCCAACATACGAACGTGGCTTTGTTTAGAGCAGTGTCCAAGTCGAGCAGGATCGCAGTGCATGGAGGTTGCATGTGAGGGGATGGGATGCTCACGTTTGGCGTCGAGATTGGCCTTCTTGGGAATCAATATTGCACCTAACCTTCGGAGGTCGGGCCATCCTCGCATGGCAGAATACTAGGTTGAGGGAAGTGCTGGTCTCCCTGCTTCACGCTTCCCTTTCTCTCGCAGGTGCTTGCATCAGTGCCTCATGATGATCAGTTAAGTCGCCACTTGAGCCACACGTCTAAAGCGAGGTCGGACGTGCGCGGCCTCGTGACTTAAGTCGATTGGGTGACTCGTGCATCGTGCAGCATCTTTGAAAACGAGATGCAAAAAGGAACAAGGCCAAAGCATCAAACGAAAAAAGGAGTACTTATCAACACTGCCAAGTGTTGTGTATCTTTGGGATGCCATGACACTTGGTGACTTCCTCTGTGTGTTGCCAACAACCATCAGACAATGCAGCTTAACCTGCATGGGGTAGCAAGTTTGCTTGATCACTCGAAAGAGAAAAGACATGGAGACAAGTGGAGAAATCCGCTGCTCAGAGAAATGTTATTACTCTCTTCTCTAAATTACATATAATTTGGTGGGAGTTGGAAGCATCAGAGAATTCAACGGCTGGGAAATAGAGAACGGATGAAAAAGGTAACTTGAACCTGCTCAGGGGTACAAGGCAATCATCTCCTTTATGTTGCCGCATTCTTCCTTTTCAGCATTCGTCTTTTGACTTGACCATGAAGATACTGGGTGAAgcagggtggtggtggtggtggtttatGGGATCAGCAAGACCACCGGCAGAAGGCATCATCAGATACATGCAGGAGACAACTAGCACAGCTCTAAAAAAGAAATAGATTCACATTTAATCGAACTAACAAGAAAGACGCAGTACATAGTGGTGTTCTTTACAAGGAGCTGCAAAGTGCATTGACCGTGTCACTAGAGCATGCAGGTGATTTTGACTCCATTGCTTCCGGAAGGACCATCACAAGGTCAAGATTAAGCAGGACACTAATGTTACTGTCCGACATTTTGTGCATGAGCTCTGTGGATCTGTTCTTGCGAACTACCACCTCGAGTTGGTCTTCCTTGGAAATGTAGTTGTTGATCGTAATACGAGGGTTTCAGATCTATGTCAGCTCGGAATCCGAGGCATGCCCTGTTGCCCTCCTCCTTGGACTCATCATGATTGGTTGAATTCGGCTCCCAGGGTTCGTCCTGAGGTTGCGCCCAAACATTGAAAGGTGCGGTGGTCTCGTGCTTCCTAGTTTTTGATGTTGCCCTGGAGAGAATCGAAGACGAGGGATTGTGTCATGGCATTAACGACGAGAAGAAGTCTGTGCGCTCAAATATGGGAAGCCAAAGCGAGGTAGGTAGGAAGTAGCGACATGTACCTGTTTGCTTGTTGGACTTGCCATTTGCTTTCTTGGCGGAGGACTTGTTCTTGGCATCAGCAGAATTCTGAGACGACGACTTTGCGGTGTTCACAGAGGTAGACACCGCGTCATCTGGGGGAGTTATGCTAAACACGTTCTCATCGCCGCAAAGCGACGCTACTTCGCTCCCCGAATCCGAGCACTTGTCCTTGACGTTGGCACTCGTCTTCTCCCTTTCCACGACCCTGTAGGCATACATTTGAAAGGGGATTTCTGAGACGCGGGGAGTGTCCTTCCTTGCCCAGCTTGCGAATTTCTTGGACAGACTGGTTTCGAGGTCGAAGTAATCCACTGGTGGCATCGGTGCATCAGGCTGGCTGTGATCTGGGTTCATGACTAGGAACCTTTTGATGTACCGAAGCACTCTGCAGATGGAAGAGAAGCTGGGTCGCTGAGAGGGATCGGCGTGCCAACATCTCTTTGTGAGGTTGGTGAGGAACTTGGGAGAGTGAAACGGGAACAGCGGCCTTGCACCGGCTCTTATGTTCTTGCTCATCTTATCCCCTTGGAGATGATCGTCCTCGAAGGGGATTTTCCCCGTCAACAGCTCGAAGCATAACATCGAAAAGCTGTAGACGTCTGCCTTCTCCGTGCACTTCGATGCGCTACCGCTCTCCCCCGACGTCTCCTGCTCCAGGAGCACTTCCGGGGCATACCAGATGCATGGGTTGGTGGCAGGTGCTTGGTTTGCCGAAGGTTTGGAGTTCTTCACCGGCGACAGACCAAAGCCGGTCACTTTTACGTGCAGATACCCATCCGGCGAAGAGTGTCTTGTCTTGACCAATATGTTCGAAGGATTCAAGTCGCCGTGGTATATGTTCTTACCGTGAAGATACTCCATTCCCCTCGCGATTTGGTGCATCGTGTCCACCGCCACCAGCAGAGGGAAGGGGACCTTTCTCCTCGTGGAAGAGATCTCGTTGATGTAGCTGCAGAGATCCTTGCTCATCAACTCCATCACCATGAagctctctttcttctcttcgtcGACAAACGAGTACATGTAGCGCACGACGTTCGGGTGCGTGATGGACGAGAGGAGAGATATCTCACTCATCAGTGGCTCAATCTCACCGATGACATGCTTCACGGAGAAGCTCTCGCCCAACCACTGCACTTCCTTGTAGTTGTTTCCAGACCCAAATCTTCTTCTGACCTGGTAGTCGCTGGATCCGGTGAGAAGCGAGCAGGGGAAGAGTTTCCCGTTGGGAGACACCAGGAGCTCAGCGAGCCGGTTCTCTTGCTTCGTCAGGGGCTTCGATCCAGGGCTTCGCTTCTCGGCTATCCTCTCCGATAGGATCCATCGATCTTCCTTCCATGCCGTGTCCATCCTGCTGCACAGTTCTTGCGAGACCAAGTACGGCTTTCCCAGCTTGAGCTGAAACAGCTTGGGCTCCAACCAGTCCTTCTCATACTTCTTGGAGAAGACAAACTTTTTCCTGTATATCTCTTCTTGGTCGGTTCCCGTGATCTCCCCGACGTTCTCGATCGCCTCTACCACGACGGGGATGCACCATAGCAGGTCGTGGATGTGGAACTCGACGCAGTCGGCGTTCTGGCCGAGGGCTACGGCTTTCCCCCACCAGTCCCTGGCCTCCAAGCACTGTTTGATGTATTGCTCCCCCTCTCGGAATATCCGGTGGAGCTCCTTGAGAGGCGGCTCGAGGGCTTTCCACTTGATGAGCTTCTCGTCGAACCTTAGGTGGCTTCTCATCTCCTCCGCTATGCCGTGATAGGCGAGGTCGAAGGCATCCACGAGCAAGCAACACTGGCGCTGGTTGACGCGCAACTCGTCGCGGAACACCATCAGAGCCTTGATGCTTCCTAGAGCTTCACCGATCTGCCGGAATTGCTCCATCACCCTTGCAATCTCTTCCCGACCGCAACTCCGCCGGGGACTCTCCTCGGCTGATCAAAAGAAAACGATtgaaggtttttcttgtttatcgAAAATTCTATTCGATGAAATGCCTCCAAACACTACCGAAAACAAGCATCAAAGTCCTGAAGGGAAGCTAAACGAAAGATTCTCTCACAAACCAGGGAATAATCAAGAAAGACATCAAAGCAGAGCACTCCCAATTTGATCGGTAGGCCTTCTACCATTTGATGTTACCGATCGTCCTAAATGAATGAAACAGGAACCACAACAAATGATCGTAGATGGTTAGGTATGCATGATCAGCTTCGAACACCTGCATCTAAATCGAACATGCAAAAGAAAATTCCAGCAAATCCTCTCCCATCGGCGAAAACATATCGATCGACGTAAGGAGCGACGGACACGGATTATGTTACTATTGCCTTACCGGAATGGATGATGCCGTGCAAATTCCGACAGACGATGTCGAATCCTCCGACGAACCCGAGAAGAATGTGCTACGGGTGGCGGAGTAGGCGAAACCTGGAGACACAACCAAAAGAGGGGATGGTGTTtccgagggaggaggaagaaaggcAGGCATCAAAAGGGCAAAGAAAGAAGGCTAAGGGGATCGATGGGGGAGACGAATAATCGTGTTATTAAGATACGGTCGTGTCTAAACACCTGGCTGCTATGTTTAGGAGACGTCGCAACCCTCACTACATCATAAATTCTATTTTTATATGTAAATATTGAGAACATGACTGTTTATAACTGACGGtgtttcatcaacaaaaaaatcTAAGCAATGAGAGTTCCATGTAGTGGACTGACACCTCCAATTCTAGCAATCCTTCTATGGTTAATTACGCATATAATAAGCAGAATGCTATCAAGGAAATAAATCGAGCATTAATTCGTTAATTAATTTCTACTCTAGCGATTCATCGAAGGCCGTCAATCAAACGGGATCTATGAATTCTCGGCTGGCCGTTATGGCGCGGAGGCAGGCTGTTATGATTCGCCCTTCAGTTACAGCGCGGAGGCCAGAGTAACCGCCAAGAGTGGAAAAAGCGCGTGCGAGGGACACGTGGCCGGCGTTGAATCGGTCGCACTCCCATGCGCGTGACGGCCTGTCGCACGTCCACCGAACCACTTTCTTTTTCCCTACAAATATATAATATGATATGGTATTTCGTAATAAACGAAAAAAATGTACTGTAGTAGAATCACAGTGAAAGGAGAGATAAAACAGGTCAAAGGATATTAAGTTCATCGATGCCATAGTGGTGGTTTAATTAATCGGTCCAAAGGACTCATATATCTATTATATAATTGTATTCTTCCAACTGTCGACGGCCTGCTTCTATGGACATTTTAATGTGCGACAGCCGAGAAGGTTCGCTGGTATGGTTCTTAAAGGGATACGAGTGCTCACGATTAAGCGTTCGGCTCCGCAGTCCATTCAGCAATCAAACACATCATTTACTCCTCATCATTACATATCATAAATCACGCGCGAATCTCAATGTGTTGCAGGTTCCGCCGAGCAGGAAGACGACCAAAACCGCGGCCCTACCGTGACGTGGCGCACTGCGGGCTCGACCCAAGCCAGGCTGGGCTTGATCCTGTTCTCACATGCGTGGGGCCCTGCCCAAGGAGCGCCCATCACGGGGACCACAAACAACGGCACGCTAGATTCGTCGCATCCCTTACCGTTTtctcgtgtatatatatatatatatgacggtatcaaaatatatatttaattgt of Musa acuminata AAA Group cultivar baxijiao chromosome BXJ1-7, Cavendish_Baxijiao_AAA, whole genome shotgun sequence contains these proteins:
- the LOC135680047 gene encoding uncharacterized protein LOC135680047, translating into MEQFRQIGEALGSIKALMVFRDELRVNQRQCCLLVDAFDLAYHGIAEEMRSHLRFDEKLIKWKALEPPLKELHRIFREGEQYIKQCLEARDWWGKAVALGQNADCVEFHIHDLLWCIPVVVEAIENVGEITGTDQEEIYRKKFVFSKKYEKDWLEPKLFQLKLGKPYLVSQELCSRMDTAWKEDRWILSERIAEKRSPGSKPLTKQENRLAELLVSPNGKLFPCSLLTGSSDYQVRRRFGSGNNYKEVQWLGESFSVKHVIGEIEPLMSEISLLSSITHPNVVRYMYSFVDEEKKESFMVMELMSKDLCSYINEISSTRRKVPFPLLVAVDTMHQIARGMEYLHGKNIYHGDLNPSNILVKTRHSSPDGYLHVKVTGFGLSPVKNSKPSANQAPATNPCIWYAPEVLLEQETSGESGSASKCTEKADVYSFSMLCFELLTGKIPFEDDHLQGDKMSKNIRAGARPLFPFHSPKFLTNLTKRCWHADPSQRPSFSSICRVLRYIKRFLVMNPDHSQPDAPMPPVDYFDLETSLSKKFASWARKDTPRVSEIPFQMYAYRVVEREKTSANVKDKCSDSGSEVASLCGDENVFSITPPDDAVSTSVNTAKSSSQNSADAKNKSSAKKANGKSNKQTGQHQKLGSTRPPHLSMFGRNLRTNPGSRIQPIMMSPRRRATGHASDSELT